A window of Hordeum vulgare subsp. vulgare chromosome 5H, MorexV3_pseudomolecules_assembly, whole genome shotgun sequence genomic DNA:
ggctgcaggaaagccctcaagaaccacattcctcgtccatgagctcaagtacacaccccggtctgtctaccgcattctctgcagtttgCTCGCccccatcaaaggccatgacgatgaagaagatgtcgtcggcctcatgaagaatatcctcttcaacatcattcacggtatccccatgaatatccatgatttcttcttgagaactttggctgacaatgcaatgtgcccgtatgatcacaaaattatgcaccatggatcatgagattcctcaggacaaggacaggcatcaacttccacgcagatttccagaaccatgttggttatatgcctcctatccgagtcaacaagaagactttcgagcccattgagggaaaaggaaagtttgtgattgatgaaggcagcaggcctcttgatggtcaatttaaagagccagatgcatattcctcatgggacgatactgagactcgtccaccaagccctgttcctcctcgcgtgctaaacaccagagagcttctcctcagtcttcatcagaaggtggatcacaaccacaaatgggtcaaacgccagtttggtgccattgtgaaaaccctcactgagacacagaactctgtaaaacttaatcatcactatctgcatgaggtttttgatcgcacctgggctacccttgcacatctgaagacccagactgagcttgaagaattgaactttgagcaggactttgactggtcgtggcctcccaagaagaagttcaggcccattccagtgccagatcttgaagacagttccttctcgtccttccgcactgccgaatctgatgaggaacagctcgacaccgcaacaggcccaaggaagaagactacacccaagaagcgccaaggatcttcatccaccgccaagaaatgaagacttcacgggcgttagtcctcagtttgtcccttttttgtcacttgatgacaaagggggagaaacttgagagttagtcttcaaacgggagtaatttttggggcttatgaactatatttaagttacaaactcttggctcttctgaattttttatgtaatgagttgtaacttaagcccgatggtactctgacgctttttgaacgtttttcttcgcatgcttattcctcaagttttaatgaacgcatgctggaatttttcagataccatttgccatcatgaatCTTCATTTtcctcatatgatatgttatatgtatgcatgatttacaagattcagggggagatctccatgatataaatcatcaatgtgcatatgctataaaagcaaaatcctcaaggtatccacatcttcagggggagtctctgtgaatcttgtcttcaaattcctcaattaagtatttacacttcacatttttattccccgttgaagacttaacctaattgtcatcaaccaccaaaaagggggagattgtaagtgcatctagtgccccttagtgattttggtggtttgaagacttatatgttaagtatataatgtgtttgtaagtgtacacatgatctataagtcattgaggagtttgagatatttgaagaatatcgacccctaaaaatatatgtcttcagttgaagaaattggtctgaagctgaagaaatgaatcacgaggaatctgcgatgaaattgatattcctcatgaatatattgatattgagaagatcggtggttcctgaagaaaatcattttgaagaaattgaagcgtgaaggtttacgttttctgttttactttcctcgcatttgatgaataggaacaccgtactgttaaagggggtcaaagtaacgctatggaatgaatttcctcatgatgctcaaccccaagccaaatcctaccaaaagcctcaagtgaggaatatgagtcatgaggactctcacagttgagggtcccgaccgtttcgatagccacgccaagtcacgggtcttatccactccaacggtcatattatttaagggcattaatgtcaaatcatgtctggatgctcccaggctataaatagccgccccccacaaccactagctggttggctgctccgttagaaactgacacttgtcataagagcaacccaaattcctcagagcctacgagagtaaatcatcagtgaggaaatacaccacccaccgaaaccacaaaccaaacctagtgattgagcatcactgaagaagttgttcctgtgtgggactgaagccttttacctttgatgactgtgcatcctccaaacggttaggcgtcatggtctagagcaatccagcagtcaattgtggatcgccgggtgaccgagtttgtgagggtttggaagtctgccctgaagacttaccacgagtgttgggcgaggactgtgtgtccttagctcaaggagaatacggtagggactgtgtgtcccgggaatgggtgtcctttggtttcaataccaagccgctccaaaccagatgtacaactgtcacaacagttggaactgggtcatcaacaacagtcttcaccaagaatcgggttctaattcctcaactctttactttctctgtattatgtgttgatgactttcactgtgactgtttgaagaatttcctgaagactttctctgaatttcctcaaccccaaattcttcactatagttaatcatcatctgttttctacgtgcctgcttactgggcaatctgttttcacattcttcactctgtaatactgctattgtgaaagtttgcacgtctgatccgtaaccgttttcgctgtaagttagtcatcagtgaggaatttcctcaaaaggaatttcctcagcgatgaaattctaaaaatctcctattcaccccccctctagtcgatataacgcactttcaaaccaGAACTGCCATCCATCGACCACAAACACAACACAAGATGCACCACCTTCCAGTTGTCACTTGCGTAGATAAACGTGTGCGCGTACTCCTGAAAGAAAAAACCTCCCCGCTCCACCATGACGTCGGAGACAAGGCCACAGCAACAGGGACACAACAGAAGAAGAGACAATCCTGAtaagtcgtcgtcgtcgcctcgcCGACATCATCCATGAACCCTAACGCCGCCGATCGGAAGGATCGGCAAACACATGATGCCATCAACTCTCAGACGTTGCCATGAAGGACACCACCGGTATTGGAGTGAAGCTGAGGCGGACTTATTCGTCCAGACGTCGCTCCCACCACCCCAACGACGCACCACAACCTATAGATCCAGACCCTAACTACAGGCCGGAGGATCGGGGTCCTCCTCCCTCCTGTCGCCGGAGCAGCAGATGGAGAGAGAGGGGCCAACGCCCTGGCCGGTTGAGATCTAGTGGAAGAAAATCCTCTCCCTAGTCGATGGCTCCTCGCCACGGCTAGGATAAGAAACCCGGTTAGGCCAGGGAACTTGAGTGAGGCGCGACGCTTGTTTTGAAACTGTATGTACGTACAGTACGATGGAAATTGATTACTACCAAGATCTATCCTCATAATGAAGAACGTGTTTAAGTTTCTTAATAAGGAGGACATCCCTTGGGTTAAGAATATTTGGGAAAACACTACAACAACTCTGTTCCTTTTGAAAATATGGAGGGCTCATTCTGATGGAAAGCTCATATGAAATTATTTCCTGGATTCAAAGATGCAAGTACTTGCAAGATCTTTTCAGGACAGTAAATCCTTTTCTGGAAAGATAATTGGGCAACCGAACCTTTGTAACAAAAGTTTCCAAAACTCCATTTTTATGCCATCAAGGACTCCTTGATTGTTCATGAGTTCGGTCTAACTGAAATCTGGGTAGAACATTTTCACACACCCATGTCCTCTGAGGCATATGATTAGTTTTTGCAATTGGAGGATTTAATGCACATTCTCAATCATGAAGGAAAGGACAAATGGATCTCTAATGGATTGACAAATAGATATTCATCTATGAAGATGTACAATGTTCTCATGAGGGATGAAATTGGGCATCCAATCTTTAAGCTAATTTGAGGGAACATCTAGCAGACTCAAatataagatttttttttcttttttgaaaccGGGCAAAAGATGTGCCTCGTATATTAAATAATAAGGAGAGGCCGAAGCCGGAGTGCAAAGTACAAATTTGAAATTGTTACACACATGCCCTCTTAATCAGAGGGGATTACTCTCCCGGCATGATTGAGCTCAACTTTTTTGCCCCCGCCATAACCCAAAGACCTGCATCCCTCTTGATGATGTCAAAAATGACCAGTAGCGGAGCCGACTTGTGGCGGAACACACATGCACTGCGTTCATTCCAGATGTTCCAAGAAATTAACACGGTAATAGTGGCCATCGCTTTCCCGTTTGGCACTGATTGATGGGAAATGCGTGCCCACCACTCTTTGGCTGACGGGAGAGCTTGCCAATCCCCGTGTATCGACATTTAAAGAGTTGGTGACCTATCGTCTCCTGGACACGGTACAGAGAGGACAAAGACCACAGTTTGGCCATCCATGCTTACCAAGCCTATCGGCGATCCAAACTCCATTTTGGTAGGCAAGCCAGGAAAAAAACTTGACCTTCGATGGCGCCCAAACCTTCCAAATCCTCTGCTCCATTAGGGACCGAACCGTGTCATGAAACTGGGAATTGTACGCATACGCCGCAGAGTAGAGCCCGTTTGCATTAAGCTTCCACATGATCTCATCCTGCATGTCATGCTGAAGGTGGAAGCCACGAAGATAGGACCAAAGTTGCAGAAATTCGCGAAAGTGCACAATGAAGAAGTTTGCGGTCATCTCGATCTTGGAAATCCATGCATCACCATCTAGAGCATCCCTGATATTCCATTTCTTCCTTATTGAGGCCTTGTAGATATGTGGGGCAATGTCCTTAGGCTACTGATTTTCCACCCATGGTGCGTCCCAAAATGAGGTGCGAGCGCCGTTGCCAATGGTGATGGTGGTCAACGAGTAAAAGAGGTCGCGGTCCTTGTCGTCATGGGTTCCCCATCCCCACCCACATCTTGATTGGCTCCTTCCACTCGAACCATAAACAACGCAATCTGAGAGCCCTAGAAAATTCTCCAGAGTTAAGCATGCCCAGACCGCCATATGCCAACGGATGACACACCGAGTCTCAGTTGACCTTGCACTTGGTGCCCGAAGTAGTCTCTGCGCCCTGCCACAAAAACGCGCGTTCAAGCCTGTTGAGGTTATTGAGTGTGCTCCGCGGGACAGAGAGCGAAGTGATGAAGTACACTGCCAAGGAGGTCAAAACTGATTTGACAAGGGTCACATGCCTAATCGTGGTAATGTTCGTTCCTTCCAAGGTGACCAACTTGGCAGCAGCCTTGTCCCCAAGAAACTAAAAATCCTCTTTCCGGAGGTGCTACATCGATAGCGGCAGGCCCAAGTACTTGATATGGAAAGGAGCATGAGCCGCAGGCAAGTTCTGGGTGACGTGTGTCAGGTTTGTGCCCCCACACCGGATCGGGACAACCAAGCATTTCTGAAAGTTGGTGTACAATCCCGTGTTGCTCCCAAAAAATGAAGGATGTTGGAGTGGTTATCAATATCACTCTTGATAGGCGCCATGAAGACCATAGCGTCATCCGCATATAAGGAGGTACGAAGTACCACCCCGCGGCCACGGATCTTGTGAATGTCCAGCTTGAAGAGCATTGCTCGTGCCTTGCACTTGTGTAGTCGGCGCGCGAGGTTCCGCACGTACATGAATTTGTCGTGGATGCTTCTCGTTTTGATAAAGGCGCTCTGGGCGTGCGATACAAGGGAGTGCATGTGCTTGGCCAGTCTGATGGCCAcgactttggtgatgatttttgcCACCGCATGGATGAGGCTAATGGGACGATAGTCCGAGATCTCCTCGATGCCTTCTTTCTTTGGCAAAAGAATAATGTTGGCCGAGTTTAGCCAATGAAAATTGACGGTgcgcacactgccaaagaggtcgATCATCCTCATAATATCGTCTTTGATAATGCTCCAACACTTACGAAAAATAGGCCCGTGAATTCCGGCCTGGGTGCCTTGTCACTTGGCATTTGATGAATGGCGTCACGGGCCTAATCAACAGAGATGGGCTTGCCAAGGAAGGTCAGGTCATGGGAGTCCAGACCTAGCTCCTCCGAGTTAAAGTCGTTTGCCCTAGGGCTTCCTATCCCCAACACCTCTGAGAAGTGAGCGTGAATGATTTCCTCCTCCTGCGTATGGTCGGTGACCCAACCAGTGCTTGATCTGGTGAATGTGATTTTTCCTGCGCCTTGCATTAACACGTTGGTGGAAATTTTTTGTGTTAGCATCACCCTCCTTGAGGTTGAAGATTCGTgcagttttttttttgttttttttttgcatgcACGCTCAAGCACGGCCAGACTAATGACCCTTCTTTTAAGTCTAGCCGTCAAATCACACTCATCCATTTGAGAGCAGACGTTGTTCCTGCACGATGTCGAGATGTCGGAGATTTTCTTTTGACTGGTGGTTCACTGCAGAATAAACACTAGATCACTATTACGGAGAAAAAGAGTGCATCTTGATAATCCTTATTGCCCTTTCGGCAATCAAAATGCTGAAGAAACAGACTTACATCTGCTTTGGGGCTCCGGCTTTGCTCAAGACTCTTGGAATTCTTTGATTCCAAATAAGAAAAGAGGGACCTTCCTCTATGGCGAAACTTTACTTGGAATTGATCAACTCCCAAATGCTTTTGCACCAGAAATTGTTATTTTGGGTTGCTGGTCTATTTGGAATCAGAGAAATGACAAGATCTTTAGAGGCATACAACAGACAATCCAATCTTGGAGGTTTCACTTCAAGCAAGACCTCAAACTCCTTCAGCATAAGATCAAACAGAAGCACTCCAAAGAATTTAAGCTGTGGCTGCACAATAACTTTTTATCAATGTTTACCGAAACAGGCATTGCCTGACTTACTTCCTTTATTTTCCTGGACCATTTTGATGCTTGTACCTGTATTATTATTTGCTTTATAAAATATACGTAGAACTATTGTTCTATGGTCTTTGCTTCAAAAATAAACCAAGATTTGCCCCCATGTGACAGTAACCACAATGATCTAAGGCTTTCCACCTCAACAATCTGGACCATCTTTGTGGTGGTAGTGGTTAGACTCAGATTAATTTCAATCTGGAAGCAAAGCAGTTGTCCTGAATGAACACGCAGCAAAAGCTGAAACATGGGGAGCGTGGGAGTTTTTCAGGCTGGCAAAGACCAAATGATGAACGGTCCAACATTAAGATAGAATCAATCACACCCTCtacatcctctctctctctctctctctctctctctcttttgagaTCGCATCGTCTCTTTTCTACTACTCCCCCCTCTCCCACTCCAAGAAAAGATCATCTCATGTGCAAACACAGGTAAAGAGCAACCATGGGTGACGCTGACCACCAGGCCCTAGGTGTAGTATGACTGCCACTACTACTAGTAGTGGTAAATTAATCCCCTAGAACTATCACATATACAAAAGCTGGGAAGAAGAGCGGTTGAAACAAAGCAAAAGCGATTAGGAGGAGAAGGAACATGTCGGCGCCCGTCTGCCGATGCATCCGAGCACGTGGCTCCGTCATGGCAGAGCATAAACAAGCATAGCCCATCCTCCCCTCCCCACCATCCCTCCATCCACAGGCACCAAGAGAGAAAGATTCCCGGTCTCCAACGCTTGCAACACCGCCATTGCCCACTGTCATGCAACAAAGTCGCCTCTCCTCCTCAACACCAGTACCTGATACAAGAAGAGGTTCAGAGATACATAAAAAATGTAATCCGATGCAGCAGTGCAGTTGATGTACAGTAGATGGGCAGTAGATGTATCTACTGTTCCTTCCATAATACTCCTACTGCTAGTACTTCTCCGGTACTGGCGGTAGTCCAAATGCGAGCGTTATGATGTCCTGAccagccggggaggaggaggacttttGGACCAGGGCACGGTGGCCTCGCTTGGCCCCAACGCTGTTGGGGCGCGCGCGCGCGCTTGCGCTTACTTTGCCGGAAAGCAACGATGGCCGTGGCGTCCCTCGAGACGGAGCACGACACCGAGCGATAGGATTGACCCCGCTTCCACTTCCAACTGGGAAATGGGATCACACTGCCGTCCGGTTCTTTGTTAAACCGGTCGAATTCTCCACTTGTGTGGTGCATTGTGTGGACTTAACACTGCTACAGATAGCAGCTCTTAACTTGTCAAGAGTACGACCGCTATCAGATCAGATTATGATATACTGTACATAAACAACGTTTGGTTTTGGTAGGTTCTGCCGTCCGTGGCAGTGTGATTAGAAGCGAAAGGATGAAAATAGATCCTCTTGATTGGATTCCTTGTTTAGTTAGCCATTGGTGGTCGACTCTGGTGGTGACAGACAAAATGCTAGGAGTAGTAGAACATTGATATGACAGTGGGCTGATCAACCGACGAAAACAACCAGTACGATGAACTGTATTTGTTACTGGCATTGTGTGGCGCTGAAGCAAGGAATGTGGATGAGCTTGTGTTTTTTTTTACCTGCGGTGGGGCTTAGAACGGCAGGcttttggaggtggaggaggaggtgagcGCCTTGAGGCTGTCCGGCGGCGCCAGGTCCTGCGGCAGCCGCGCGCGCCGCACGATCCGCCGCATGTTGCTCTGGAGGCTCTGCTGCACCAGCTGCCGCACGGCGCGCTTCTCGTTGCTCATGCAGCAGGTCTCCCGCTCCgccgcctcctcttcctcctcctcctcccggtgcCGGCCTCCGCGCTCCTGCGGCGCCGACACCGTGGCCACGGTGCCGACACCGTCGGCCACCTGCTTGCCCTTGTCGGCGCGCAGGATCTCCAGGATCCTCGACGCGCGCTTCTGCGCCAGCGCCGTGCCCACGAGCGTCAGCTCGAGCAGCGCCGACGTGGCGCCGGCCTCGGCCATGGCCGCGCGGTCGCCGTAGCTCCGGTgcgccagcaccatcagcacgtaCGCGGCCTTCTCCTGGCACCCGGCCTCGTCGGACCAGTTGAGCACGTCCACCAGCACCGGCACCGCGTCCGGGGCGCGGCTCACCGCGCGCCGGCCCTCGGGGCAGGCGGCCACGATGTTGCAGAGCGCGGCGAGGGCGCGGTCCGACGCCGACATGTCCCCGATGGCCGCGATGAGCGACGGCGCGAGCCCCGCGGACAGCAGGTGCGGCGCGTTCGCCGCCGCGATGGAGAGGTTGAGGAGCGCACGCAGGGCGTCGTGCCGGACCTGCTCGGTGGCCCCGGCCTCGAACGCGCGCACGAGGAAGGGCGCCGCCCCGGAGGCGCCGATGATGGGCTTGTTCGCGTCCAGCGCGCTGAGGCAGAGGAAGTTGGCGACGAGCGCCCCCGTCAGAGCGCCGGACGCGCCCTCGGCAATGCAGAGCATCTTGTGCACGGCGCCGGCCTGGACGATCGCGGCCTTGTTCCTGCGAATCACAACAAACAACTCTCACACAGAATCAGGAACCGAACACCCAGATCTGATCAGCAAGAAACAGGGGAGCGCAAGAAGCGCGTGGCGGAACAGAAAACTCACGTGTCATTGCCGATCCCCATGTTGAGG
This region includes:
- the LOC123395470 gene encoding U-box domain-containing protein 7, translating into MVVRCVHADAGGFRLWPVFSAATMRRKLLEVLTCGGGGGGGSCRGRTSFRSPQPRAQSQPRPRSDRLAELLRAEPSECGDDEGEADAAVRKTAALEELKVVVAALQDGEGDVAGGVSWRVEAATVVRRKAKDDALAREMLAMLGAIPPLVAMLDQSGGGEELLAAALYALLNMGIGNDTNKAAIVQAGAVHKMLCIAEGASGALTGALVANFLCLSALDANKPIIGASGAAPFLVRAFEAGATEQVRHDALRALLNLSIAAANAPHLLSAGLAPSLIAAIGDMSASDRALAALCNIVAACPEGRRAVSRAPDAVPVLVDVLNWSDEAGCQEKAAYVLMVLAHRSYGDRAAMAEAGATSALLELTLVGTALAQKRASRILEILRADKGKQVADGVGTVATVSAPQERGGRHREEEEEEEAAERETCCMSNEKRAVRQLVQQSLQSNMRRIVRRARLPQDLAPPDSLKALTSSSTSKSLPF